One Saprospiraceae bacterium DNA window includes the following coding sequences:
- a CDS encoding IscS subfamily cysteine desulfurase: MEKRRLIYLDNNATTPCDPRVVDAMVPYFYEKHGNAASRSHQFGWEAEDAVDYAREQIAALLEAEDKEIIFTSGATESNNLALKGVFEMYAKKGNHIITAETEHKAILDTCKHLEKMGAEITYLKVKEDGLVDLAELEAAIKPTTILVSIMWANNETGVIQPMREIALICEKHGVLFHSDATQAVGKIPTLPREVGIHLMSFTAHKMYGPKGVGALYVSRKNPRVKVTAQMDGGGHERGMRSGTLNVPGIVGFGKAAELAKAEMHEDAERLKRLRDKLEQALTQLEETKVNGNINSRMPHVTNISFKHVEGEGLMMTFNQNIAVSSGSACTSASLEPSYVLVGMGLGDDLAHSSIRFSLGRFTTEEEVDYAIKAVAEGVNHMRELSPIWEMYKDGVDLTKIEWAAH; the protein is encoded by the coding sequence ATGGAAAAGCGCCGACTCATATATTTGGACAATAATGCCACCACACCTTGCGACCCTCGTGTGGTGGATGCGATGGTGCCCTATTTTTACGAGAAACACGGCAACGCGGCCAGCCGTAGCCACCAATTTGGCTGGGAAGCAGAAGATGCGGTAGATTATGCCCGCGAACAAATCGCCGCGCTGCTGGAAGCGGAAGACAAGGAAATCATCTTCACATCGGGGGCCACTGAGAGCAACAACCTCGCGCTCAAAGGCGTGTTTGAGATGTACGCCAAAAAAGGAAACCACATCATCACCGCCGAAACCGAACACAAAGCCATTCTCGACACGTGCAAACACTTGGAAAAGATGGGGGCAGAAATCACTTACCTGAAAGTGAAAGAAGACGGGCTGGTGGACCTTGCCGAACTGGAAGCCGCCATCAAGCCGACCACCATCTTAGTGTCCATCATGTGGGCCAACAATGAGACGGGAGTGATTCAGCCCATGCGCGAAATCGCCTTGATATGTGAAAAACACGGGGTACTGTTCCATTCTGACGCCACGCAGGCGGTGGGCAAAATCCCGACCCTCCCGCGTGAGGTCGGTATTCACCTCATGTCGTTCACGGCACATAAAATGTACGGACCAAAAGGCGTGGGCGCGCTCTATGTGAGCCGAAAAAATCCCCGCGTGAAAGTCACCGCTCAAATGGACGGTGGCGGCCACGAACGCGGAATGCGCTCCGGCACGCTCAACGTGCCGGGCATCGTAGGCTTCGGCAAGGCTGCCGAGCTTGCCAAAGCCGAGATGCACGAGGACGCGGAGCGTCTGAAAAGATTGCGCGACAAGCTCGAGCAAGCATTGACCCAGCTCGAAGAAACAAAAGTCAACGGCAACATCAATAGCCGTATGCCACACGTCACCAACATCTCTTTCAAACATGTTGAAGGCGAGGGGCTGATGATGACGTTCAACCAAAACATCGCCGTATCGTCAGGTTCGGCCTGCACGTCCGCCTCGCTCGAACCATCCTATGTGTTGGTGGGTATGGGCTTGGGCGACGATTTGGCTCACTCGTCCATTCGCTTTTCGTTGGGGCGTTTCACGACCGAAGAAGAGGTGGACTACGCTATCAAAGCCGTCGCCGAAGGTGTCAACCACATGCGCGAGCTAAGTCCGATTTGGGAAATGTATAAAGATGGAGTGGATTTGACGAAAATTGAGTGGGCAGCGCATTGA
- a CDS encoding OmpA family protein yields MNIILNFNNQLALSLLFVANVATAQNEIHSTATDFKYGNTTVVYTKSDNYNDQAILSQLGDIYGVGDVVRIAVAQPGQPTDMLASEDPAILFAMPKPPKADAPKSVVMETPKKVEPMKVSLREPIAAAPEKAPVSVSAKLGGKTLRKGSIFRLEKLYFDADKSELKAESEFELERLFEFLNEHQSITIEVRGHTNNQMWPNVDFANTLSTERAKAVAEWLIEKGIAAERVQYKGFGWTMPVEPNVTPEGRKKNQRVEVKVLSM; encoded by the coding sequence ATGAATATCATCTTGAATTTCAACAATCAACTCGCGCTGTCCCTCCTGTTTGTCGCAAACGTGGCGACTGCCCAAAATGAAATCCACTCCACAGCCACCGATTTCAAGTACGGCAACACCACCGTCGTTTACACGAAAAGCGACAATTACAACGACCAAGCTATCTTGTCCCAATTGGGCGACATCTATGGTGTCGGCGACGTGGTGCGCATCGCAGTGGCTCAACCCGGCCAGCCTACCGACATGCTGGCCTCCGAAGACCCTGCCATCCTCTTCGCCATGCCCAAGCCCCCTAAAGCGGATGCGCCCAAATCGGTCGTGATGGAAACGCCCAAAAAAGTCGAGCCAATGAAAGTGTCGCTCAGGGAGCCAATAGCAGCGGCGCCCGAAAAGGCACCAGTATCAGTTTCGGCCAAACTTGGTGGCAAGACCCTCAGAAAAGGCAGCATTTTCCGCTTGGAGAAACTCTACTTCGATGCCGACAAATCCGAGTTGAAAGCAGAAAGCGAGTTCGAACTCGAGCGCCTGTTCGAGTTCCTCAATGAACACCAAAGCATCACCATCGAAGTACGCGGGCACACCAACAACCAAATGTGGCCCAACGTGGATTTTGCCAACACGCTCTCCACCGAACGCGCCAAGGCCGTCGCCGAATGGCTCATTGAAAAAGGTATCGCTGCCGAGCGAGTCCAATACAAAGGTTTTGGCTGGACGATGCCAGTAGAACCGAACGTGACACCCGAAGGTCGCAAAAAGAACCAGCGCGTGGAAGTGAAAGTGCTGAGCATGTGA
- a CDS encoding OmpA family protein: MTHFKKIALLFALALPLIAAGQRKEPSVVAEGFVVDRASGAPLNQAVVTVYDDVMILPLAFAATDDEGYFSIEVPKVERYKILADRQTFFMKDVVMAPDKNGKLKAKLGLERKPGYVFDITLFDKAYEHNPINTLRDCKVEIYNNTTKTQELTLEKWPKATFNFSFAEGNHYTILVRKPGYLNHRVEVYVNVNGCILCVDGMGVKEPDVVPLMTHGNEVGYFLGAIDLDSLHIGKRFEFKNLYYDFNKWDIRPDAAKNLDKLATFLKDNPGLKFELGSHTDSRGSDAYNLTLSDKRAKSAVDYMIANCGVDPESITAKGYGETQLINKCGNGVACSEYEHQLNRRTEIKITGWNDKDPLWDRSLKEIIEDKNLYKRIIEQEKARKRKELTSRK, from the coding sequence ATGACACATTTCAAAAAAATCGCACTCCTGTTCGCGCTTGCCCTCCCCCTCATAGCGGCAGGCCAAAGAAAAGAGCCGAGCGTCGTTGCGGAAGGCTTCGTGGTGGACCGCGCCAGCGGAGCGCCGCTCAATCAAGCCGTCGTGACGGTCTATGACGACGTGATGATTCTCCCGCTTGCCTTTGCCGCTACCGACGACGAAGGATATTTCTCCATCGAGGTGCCAAAGGTAGAGCGCTACAAGATTCTCGCAGACCGCCAAACCTTCTTCATGAAGGACGTGGTGATGGCCCCCGACAAGAATGGCAAGCTGAAAGCCAAACTGGGGCTGGAGCGCAAGCCGGGTTATGTGTTCGACATCACCTTGTTCGACAAGGCGTATGAGCACAACCCCATCAACACCCTCCGCGACTGCAAGGTGGAAATCTACAACAATACCACCAAAACGCAGGAACTCACGCTCGAGAAATGGCCCAAGGCCACCTTCAATTTCTCCTTCGCCGAAGGCAATCACTACACCATCTTGGTGCGCAAACCGGGCTACCTCAACCACCGCGTGGAAGTGTACGTCAACGTGAATGGTTGTATCCTCTGCGTGGACGGCATGGGGGTGAAAGAGCCAGACGTTGTGCCATTGATGACCCACGGCAACGAGGTGGGCTACTTCTTGGGTGCCATTGACCTCGACTCGCTCCACATCGGCAAACGCTTCGAGTTCAAAAATCTTTACTACGACTTCAACAAATGGGACATTCGTCCTGATGCCGCCAAAAATCTTGACAAGTTGGCAACCTTTTTGAAAGACAATCCGGGGCTGAAATTCGAGCTCGGCTCGCATACCGATTCGCGTGGCTCTGATGCCTACAACCTGACACTCTCGGACAAACGCGCAAAATCCGCCGTTGACTACATGATTGCCAACTGCGGCGTTGACCCCGAATCCATCACGGCCAAAGGCTACGGAGAGACCCAACTAATCAACAAATGCGGCAACGGGGTAGCGTGCTCTGAATACGAACATCAGCTCAACCGCCGCACCGAAATCAAAATCACTGGCTGGAACGACAAAGACCCCCTCTGGGACCGCAGCCTCAAAGAAATCATCGAAGACAAAAACCTGTACAAACGAATCATCGAGCAAGAAAAAGCTCGCAAACGCAAAGAACTCACAAGCCGCAAATAA
- a CDS encoding WG repeat-containing protein, translating into MHKPLFKIRENGCFGFINAHGEVVIEPQYLEVSEFKNGFAAARLNGQWALLDAAGRLSIKRLYRSLGFFEEGLARAQWVRAWGYTDGRGNVAIPPMFEEAGDFCGGLAPVAFEGRAGFINQTGQFVIKPNFSATGNFRDGLAPAADGDQWGFVNTQGQFEIEPAWDTAQPFQGNVAVVMRGGLWGLVNRAGQAVVLPQFEFVKGHAHGEFFDGMALAYQDGKYGFVSQQGAIAVEPMFDLAGDFGEGLALVEINGAYGYIDKTGKLVIMPKFEDAGVFSDGLAQVRINGRWGYINTEGQVVIPATYDSATPFRDGLALVISDGKWCYIDRFGGAIWREAS; encoded by the coding sequence ATGCACAAACCACTCTTCAAAATCCGCGAAAACGGTTGTTTCGGGTTCATCAACGCCCACGGCGAGGTGGTGATAGAGCCGCAGTATTTGGAGGTGAGCGAATTCAAAAACGGCTTTGCCGCCGCTCGGCTCAATGGGCAGTGGGCGCTGCTTGATGCGGCAGGTCGTCTGTCTATCAAGCGCCTATATCGTTCGTTGGGTTTTTTCGAGGAAGGTCTTGCACGTGCCCAGTGGGTGCGGGCATGGGGCTACACCGACGGTCGAGGCAATGTGGCCATCCCGCCAATGTTCGAGGAAGCAGGTGATTTCTGTGGCGGCTTGGCCCCTGTCGCCTTCGAGGGGCGTGCGGGCTTCATCAATCAAACAGGGCAGTTTGTCATAAAACCCAACTTTTCCGCCACTGGCAATTTCCGCGATGGGCTGGCTCCTGCCGCCGATGGCGACCAATGGGGATTCGTCAACACACAGGGCCAATTCGAGATTGAGCCAGCATGGGACACGGCGCAGCCATTTCAGGGAAATGTGGCGGTGGTGATGCGCGGAGGCCTGTGGGGACTTGTCAACCGGGCGGGGCAGGCGGTGGTGTTGCCTCAGTTCGAATTTGTGAAGGGGCATGCGCACGGAGAGTTTTTCGATGGCATGGCGCTGGCCTACCAAGATGGCAAGTACGGCTTCGTGAGCCAGCAAGGAGCCATAGCCGTGGAGCCGATGTTCGACCTCGCGGGCGATTTTGGCGAAGGATTGGCACTCGTGGAAATCAACGGCGCTTATGGGTACATTGACAAAACGGGCAAGCTCGTCATCATGCCAAAATTCGAGGATGCCGGAGTGTTCTCCGACGGGCTGGCACAGGTGCGCATCAATGGGCGCTGGGGATACATCAACACGGAAGGGCAAGTCGTCATACCAGCCACCTACGACTCGGCCACGCCTTTCCGCGATGGGTTGGCATTGGTCATTTCAGACGGCAAGTGGTGCTACATTGACCGCTTCGGCGGCGCGATTTGGAGAGAGGCTAGCTGA
- the xerD gene encoding site-specific tyrosine recombinase XerD, with the protein MNWPSALKAFRAYLLLERSLSANTAEAYLNDVQKFVRYLEIEQIDLPPLAVRQSDLEKFIFWVNKLGLEASSQSRLISGLRAFYKFLMVEDMTDDDPTELLESPRLRRKMPVVLSVHEIQAMLAAIDLSEPQGTRNRAIVEMLYACGLRASELVNLKLTNLFLETGFLKVVGKNDKERLVPIGYEAVKYLNLYLEHIRSQQDNIHPGQENIVFLNRRGHRLTRVMVFHIVKALAEKAGIAKRISPHTFRHSFATHLVEGGADLKAVQDMLGHESITTTEIYTHLDTEYLKETINLFHPRVRMALEATNKAT; encoded by the coding sequence GTGAACTGGCCATCCGCACTCAAAGCATTCCGCGCCTACCTGCTTCTCGAACGTTCGCTCAGCGCCAACACAGCGGAGGCGTACCTCAACGACGTGCAAAAATTTGTGCGGTACCTCGAAATCGAACAAATAGACCTTCCTCCGTTGGCCGTGCGGCAAAGCGATTTGGAAAAATTCATTTTTTGGGTCAACAAACTGGGGCTGGAAGCCAGTAGCCAATCGCGGCTCATCTCCGGGTTGCGGGCGTTCTACAAATTTTTGATGGTGGAGGATATGACGGACGACGACCCCACCGAATTGCTCGAAAGCCCGCGCCTGCGCCGAAAAATGCCAGTGGTGTTGTCCGTCCACGAAATACAAGCCATGCTGGCTGCCATTGACCTCTCCGAGCCACAAGGCACGCGCAACCGCGCCATTGTGGAGATGCTCTACGCTTGTGGGCTGCGGGCGAGCGAATTGGTCAACCTCAAACTCACCAACCTCTTCCTCGAAACTGGTTTTCTGAAAGTCGTGGGCAAAAACGACAAAGAGCGGTTGGTGCCGATTGGCTACGAAGCCGTGAAATACCTGAATCTTTATCTTGAGCACATTCGCAGTCAGCAAGACAACATTCACCCCGGTCAGGAGAACATCGTTTTTCTCAACCGGCGCGGGCATCGCCTCACCCGCGTCATGGTATTCCACATCGTGAAGGCATTGGCTGAAAAAGCAGGCATCGCCAAACGTATCAGCCCACACACCTTTCGCCACTCGTTCGCCACGCATCTCGTGGAAGGCGGTGCCGACCTCAAAGCCGTGCAGGATATGTTGGGACACGAGAGCATCACGACCACCGAAATTTACACACACTTGGACACCGAATACCTCAAAGAAACCATCAATCTCTTCCACCCGAGAGTGCGCATGGCGCTCGAGGCAACGAACAAAGCAACGTGA
- the thiL gene encoding thiamine-phosphate kinase: MRTDVNTLGEFGLIEHLTQDFPLRQPSTIKGVGDDAAVIDNGGLCTVVSTDMLVEGIHFDLAYMPLKHLGYKSVVVNLSDIYAMNAFPRQITVSIAISNRFSVEALDELYAGIRAACDAYGVDLVGGDTSSSLKGLIVSVTAIGQCEKSQLVYRSGARPGDLVCITGDLGAAYLGLQLLEREKRIWQENPDVQPDLEGQKYVVGRQLKPEARRDMIETFRKIPLKPTAMIDISDGLASEIFHICKQSKVGALVEESGVPIHQEAQLLALKFKLDPITCALNGGEDYELLFTIDPNDVDKVKFLPDIYIAGEILEAKDGIKLNTKGGNLHDLKAQGWVHF, from the coding sequence ATGCGCACTGACGTCAACACCCTCGGCGAATTTGGCCTCATCGAACACCTCACGCAGGATTTTCCCTTGCGACAACCATCCACCATTAAAGGCGTGGGCGACGACGCGGCAGTCATTGACAACGGCGGCCTATGCACCGTCGTCAGCACCGATATGCTCGTCGAAGGCATCCATTTCGACCTCGCATACATGCCGCTCAAACATCTTGGCTACAAATCCGTGGTGGTCAACCTGTCGGACATTTACGCCATGAACGCCTTCCCGCGCCAAATTACCGTCTCCATCGCCATCTCCAATCGTTTTTCCGTGGAGGCGCTCGACGAGCTCTACGCGGGCATTCGGGCCGCCTGCGACGCTTACGGCGTGGACCTCGTGGGAGGCGACACTTCTTCCTCGCTCAAGGGCCTTATCGTCAGCGTCACGGCCATTGGCCAATGCGAAAAAAGCCAACTCGTCTATCGGTCGGGCGCACGCCCCGGCGACCTCGTCTGCATCACCGGCGACCTCGGAGCCGCCTATCTCGGCCTGCAATTGCTGGAAAGAGAAAAGCGGATTTGGCAGGAAAACCCCGACGTGCAACCCGATTTGGAAGGGCAGAAATATGTGGTGGGGCGACAACTCAAACCCGAAGCCCGCAGAGACATGATTGAGACATTCAGAAAAATACCGCTCAAACCAACTGCCATGATTGACATCTCGGATGGGCTGGCTTCCGAGATTTTTCATATTTGCAAACAAAGCAAAGTCGGGGCATTGGTAGAAGAAAGCGGCGTGCCCATCCATCAGGAAGCCCAATTGCTTGCGCTCAAATTCAAGCTCGACCCCATCACCTGCGCCCTCAACGGCGGCGAGGACTACGAGCTCCTGTTCACCATTGACCCCAACGATGTGGACAAGGTGAAATTCCTGCCGGACATCTACATCGCAGGCGAAATTTTGGAGGCCAAAGACGGCATCAAACTCAACACCAAAGGTGGCAACCTGCACGATTTGAAGGCGCAAGGGTGGGTGCACTTTTGA
- a CDS encoding ABC transporter ATP-binding protein, with translation MKHLSYLNKFFWKYRWRLLLGILFVGLANWFRVWQPKVIRNALDTVVERVGYYKEHGGIAAHPEAFGELGRQIAWFGGAVIGLALLMGLFMFFMRQTIIVVSRLIEYDMRKEMFAHYEKLDLAFYKRNSTGDLMSRISEDVSKVRMFLGPTILYGLDLIFLFILTISSMLNVSLTLTLWSLLPLPFLSISIYWVSTLINRRSEKIQQQLAVLTSTAQEVYSGIRVVKSYVQEKAMGRWFAAQSEEFRQKSLKLIRIDAFFFPLMALMIGVSTIITVYVGGLLVVEGKATAGNIAEFVIYINMLTWPVTAIGWIASLTQQAAASQKRINEFLKTQPIITNPVASQPSSAIAHTEPNGQQPLDYSLSGHIRFENVSFVYPDTGIKALDNVSFEIMPGQKMAIIGRTGSGKTTLADLLVRMYDATEGRILIDGKDIREHDLSQLRRRIGYVPQDVFLFSDSVYGNIAFGKEGIEREEAVFYAKSAAVHNDIMDLPEGYDTLVGERGVTLSGGQKQRVSIARAFAKQPDVVLLDDCLSAVDTNTESQILGYLETALADKTAIIITHRIYSMLQFDKIIVLDNHRIAEEGTHEELLALGGYYAELFEKQAEQ, from the coding sequence ATGAAACACCTATCATATCTCAACAAATTTTTCTGGAAATACCGATGGCGCTTGCTGTTGGGCATTTTGTTCGTGGGGCTGGCTAACTGGTTCAGGGTTTGGCAACCCAAAGTGATTCGCAACGCGCTCGACACCGTGGTGGAGCGCGTCGGCTACTACAAGGAACACGGCGGCATAGCGGCGCACCCAGAAGCGTTTGGCGAGCTGGGGCGGCAAATCGCTTGGTTTGGTGGGGCTGTCATTGGTTTGGCGCTGCTGATGGGTTTGTTCATGTTTTTCATGCGGCAAACGATTATCGTGGTGAGCCGCCTTATCGAATACGATATGCGCAAGGAAATGTTCGCGCATTATGAAAAACTCGACCTCGCTTTTTACAAGCGAAATAGCACGGGCGACCTCATGTCGCGCATTTCGGAAGACGTGTCGAAGGTTCGGATGTTCCTCGGCCCCACCATTTTGTATGGCCTTGACCTGATTTTTCTTTTCATTCTGACCATATCCTCCATGCTCAATGTGAGCCTTACGCTCACGCTGTGGTCGCTGCTGCCGTTGCCTTTTTTGAGCATCTCGATTTATTGGGTCAGCACGCTCATCAATCGCCGCAGCGAAAAAATCCAGCAGCAATTGGCGGTGCTCACTAGCACGGCGCAAGAGGTTTACAGCGGTATTCGGGTGGTGAAAAGTTATGTGCAGGAAAAAGCGATGGGACGCTGGTTTGCCGCTCAAAGCGAGGAATTTCGCCAAAAGTCGCTCAAATTGATTCGGATTGATGCCTTTTTTTTCCCGTTGATGGCGCTGATGATTGGCGTGAGCACTATCATCACGGTGTATGTCGGGGGCTTGCTTGTGGTGGAAGGCAAAGCAACGGCGGGCAATATCGCCGAGTTTGTCATTTACATCAATATGCTGACTTGGCCAGTGACGGCCATTGGGTGGATTGCCTCGCTGACCCAGCAGGCCGCGGCCTCACAAAAGCGCATCAATGAATTTTTGAAAACACAACCCATCATCACTAACCCAGTGGCCAGTCAGCCATCTTCGGCAATTGCCCATACAGAACCCAACGGCCAACAGCCTTTGGACTACAGCCTTAGCGGCCATATCCGCTTTGAGAATGTCTCCTTTGTGTATCCCGACACCGGCATCAAAGCCCTTGATAATGTATCGTTTGAAATTATGCCCGGCCAAAAAATGGCCATTATTGGTCGGACGGGCAGCGGCAAGACGACCCTCGCGGATTTGTTGGTGCGGATGTACGACGCGACGGAAGGCCGCATCCTGATAGATGGCAAGGACATCCGCGAACACGACCTGTCCCAATTGCGCCGTCGCATTGGGTATGTCCCCCAAGATGTGTTTTTGTTTTCCGACTCCGTCTATGGCAACATTGCTTTTGGCAAAGAGGGCATTGAACGCGAGGAGGCTGTTTTTTACGCAAAAAGCGCCGCGGTGCACAACGACATCATGGATTTGCCGGAAGGCTACGACACGCTGGTCGGAGAGCGTGGCGTGACGCTTTCAGGCGGCCAAAAACAGCGCGTGAGCATCGCTCGCGCTTTTGCCAAACAACCCGACGTGGTCTTGCTCGACGACTGCCTCTCGGCGGTGGACACCAACACGGAGAGCCAGATACTTGGCTATTTGGAGACGGCATTGGCCGACAAGACAGCCATCATCATCACGCATCGCATTTATTCCATGTTGCAGTTCGACAAAATCATCGTGCTCGACAACCACCGCATCGCAGAGGAAGGCACGCATGAGGAGTTGCTCGCTTTGGGCGGCTACTATGCGGAATTGTTTGAAAAACAAGCGGAACAGTGA
- a CDS encoding NAD(P)/FAD-dependent oxidoreductase, with amino-acid sequence MKYQILIVGGGNAGLSVAAQLLRKKPKLKLGIIEPSDKHYYQPAWTMVGGGVYDVADTIRNEADYIPKGAEWLKGAVATFQPEANTVVTRDGKVIGYDYLIVCPGIQLNWHQIEGLPETLGKNGVCSVYSHLYAPYTFECLKNLKEGGTAIFTAASGAVKCGGAPQKIMYLAGDHIRRAGLSDKVKLEFCSGGTVIFGIEKYAKTLRKVVERYRIATHFKHDLIRVSGPAHEATFKVTAPDGSVSEITKHFDMLHITPPQSAPDFVRNSPLANEKGWVDVDKLTLQHRKYPNIFSLGDASGMPNSKTGAAVRKQAPVLVQNLLAAMDGRTPSAQYNGYSSCPIITGYGKLMLAEFDYDNNPMETFPFDQSKERWTMWVLKRYILPWLYWNRILKGTM; translated from the coding sequence ATGAAATATCAAATTCTCATCGTCGGCGGCGGCAACGCTGGGCTTTCCGTGGCCGCCCAGCTGCTTCGCAAAAAACCAAAACTCAAACTCGGCATCATCGAACCTTCGGATAAACACTACTATCAGCCCGCTTGGACAATGGTGGGCGGCGGTGTTTATGACGTGGCCGACACGATTCGCAACGAAGCGGACTACATTCCCAAAGGCGCTGAATGGCTCAAGGGTGCCGTCGCCACATTTCAGCCAGAGGCCAACACCGTGGTCACCCGCGACGGCAAAGTCATCGGCTACGACTACCTGATTGTCTGCCCCGGCATTCAGCTCAACTGGCACCAAATCGAAGGCTTGCCCGAAACGCTGGGGAAAAACGGAGTATGCAGCGTGTATTCACACCTTTACGCGCCTTACACATTCGAGTGCTTGAAAAATCTGAAAGAAGGCGGCACGGCGATTTTCACGGCTGCGAGCGGGGCGGTGAAATGCGGCGGCGCACCACAAAAAATCATGTACCTCGCAGGCGACCACATCCGCCGGGCAGGGCTTTCCGACAAAGTGAAGTTGGAATTTTGCAGCGGCGGCACCGTGATTTTCGGCATTGAAAAATACGCCAAAACGCTCCGCAAAGTGGTGGAGCGCTACCGCATCGCCACCCATTTCAAACACGACCTCATCCGCGTGAGCGGCCCCGCGCACGAGGCCACGTTCAAAGTGACCGCCCCCGACGGCTCAGTGTCGGAAATTACCAAACATTTTGATATGCTTCACATCACGCCGCCGCAAAGCGCCCCAGACTTTGTGCGCAACAGCCCCCTCGCCAACGAAAAAGGATGGGTGGACGTGGACAAACTCACCCTACAGCACCGCAAATACCCCAACATCTTTTCACTCGGCGATGCCTCCGGTATGCCCAATTCCAAGACGGGTGCCGCCGTGCGCAAACAAGCCCCCGTGCTCGTGCAAAACCTGCTCGCCGCGATGGATGGCCGAACCCCTTCCGCACAATACAACGGCTACAGCTCCTGCCCCATCATCACGGGCTATGGCAAACTCATGCTCGCCGAATTCGACTACGACAACAACCCTATGGAGACCTTCCCCTTCGACCAGTCGAAAGAACGCTGGACCATGTGGGTGCTCAAGCGATACATTCTGCCGTGGCTTTATTGGAACAGAATTTTAAAAGGGACGATGTAG
- a CDS encoding succinylglutamate desuccinylase/aspartoacylase family protein, with the protein MNRIIGKFGGEHPGALVLVFGALHGNEPAGVKALEAVFQMLHETANSHPDFVFHGTLVGMLGNRKAYEIRQRFIEKDLNRQWTSENIRRVLAEKARGLDAEDLEIAEILEAVHTEIQDTCPEVLVLLDMHTTSAGGGVFCIPTDEGASLRLAKTLHAPVILDLFQGVRGTLLRFAADGHLQIGGFPKIAFGAAFEAGQHEEPLSVSRSIAAIINCLRATGCIEPEDLPNAHEAVLENYSARLPKVTRLRHVHHIRPGDSFRMRPGYTNFQPIRQGEHLADDITGPILAPTAGLMLMPLYQPKGSDGFFIVQEI; encoded by the coding sequence ATGAATCGTATCATCGGAAAATTTGGTGGAGAACACCCCGGCGCGCTGGTGCTGGTATTTGGTGCCTTGCACGGCAACGAACCAGCGGGGGTCAAGGCATTGGAAGCCGTATTTCAAATGCTGCACGAAACGGCCAACTCACACCCGGATTTTGTTTTTCACGGAACATTAGTGGGTATGCTCGGCAATCGGAAGGCTTACGAGATTCGGCAGCGTTTCATCGAAAAAGACCTCAACCGACAGTGGACATCGGAGAACATTCGGCGGGTTTTGGCCGAAAAGGCAAGGGGGCTGGATGCCGAAGACCTCGAAATAGCGGAAATACTCGAGGCCGTGCATACCGAGATTCAGGACACTTGCCCTGAGGTGCTCGTTTTGCTCGATATGCACACCACCTCAGCAGGGGGCGGTGTTTTTTGCATACCCACCGACGAGGGTGCCAGTCTTCGCTTGGCCAAAACACTCCATGCCCCTGTCATTCTCGACCTTTTTCAGGGCGTGCGCGGCACCTTGTTGCGCTTTGCCGCCGATGGGCACTTGCAAATAGGCGGTTTTCCCAAAATAGCCTTTGGCGCAGCCTTCGAGGCGGGACAGCATGAGGAGCCACTATCGGTGAGCCGTTCCATTGCCGCCATCATCAATTGCCTCCGCGCAACAGGCTGCATCGAGCCGGAGGATTTGCCCAATGCGCACGAAGCCGTTTTGGAAAATTACAGCGCCCGGCTGCCCAAAGTCACCAGATTGCGCCATGTTCACCACATCCGCCCAGGCGACTCGTTCCGAATGAGGCCGGGCTACACCAATTTCCAGCCGATACGTCAAGGCGAACACTTGGCCGACGATATCACGGGGCCTATTCTGGCACCCACGGCTGGCCTCATGCTGATGCCGCTATATCAGCCCAAAGGCTCGGACGGCTTCTTCATAGTGCAAGAAATCTGA